ATTGCTACTGAACATCACCATGAccatttttcctctctcttttcttagcCACTGGACAAATGGAGTCCACCACCTCAACCAGGTGAGtgctttcctatgttttctagaagaaagaaaatgggactCAGGTGAAGAGTGAGTTGGGCAAGAGGAGCATTGACTACTGCATTCAAAATGCTGTTTTCCCTATGGAATGCCACTGCTCAGGGAATGAGGAAGGAGAGCAGTTGGGGGCCCCTAActcttcctggtctctgagatgAGGTCATCTCTTCCACCTGTTCAGGAAGCATTTTACCATCAATGACTTTGAAATCGGGCGTCCTCTGGGCAGGGGGAAATTTGGCCGTGTATACCTGGCTCGACTCaaggaaaatcatttcattgtGGCCCTCAAAGTCCTCTTCAAGTCTGAGATAGTGAAGGAGGGACTGGAGCACCAACTTCGCAGGGAAGTGGAGATCCAGACACACCTACAGTAAGTGTGGTCTATGTGAAACTCAGAGCTGCCTTTGTCTAGCATTGCTTCCCTTTTGCTGCCCTGACCTGTCTCCTGGGTTTGAACATGCCAGGTTCAAGTGTCTACACAGGTacaagtcagaggccagcctccAGTTTTGCTCCTCAGGTGATACACATATCCTGTATTAAAAAGACATTCCTTTGTCCTGAGCACCTGGGAAACAGGAGCATGTAGATCCCTAAATTTGAGGCCCACTtgctgagttccagaccagtcagggttacacagtgagagtCTGCCTCAAAggtaattgattttattttatacctacttgtttgtttgcttgcttattttagttttggttttggttatttggggacagggattctctgtataaccctggatgtcctggaattcactctgtagatctggTATGCTGCTCTTGAAGTCCCAGATTTGTCTGCATCTGGCtttggagtgctgagattaaagtcttgCATTGCTCAgccactttttttattttatttaagttacAGGGTGTGGTGTCACATGGGCTACATGTGAGGCACAGCACACATttggaggacaacttgcaggaattagttctttccttccacataCAGATTCTAGAAATAAAACTCGGGTTGGTAGGCTTGGCAACAAATGTCTCTGCAGTGCTGTCTTGCCTGCCTtggcccttccttcctccttcaggCATCCGAATATCCTTCGCCTGTACAACTACTTCCATGACGACATTCGGGTGTACTTAATTCTGGAATATGCTCCAGGAGGTGAGCTCTATAAGGAGcttcagagaaaacagaagttgACCGAACAGCGTACAGCCACGGTGAGGGGAGCTCTGGGAGCAAGGAAGTACTCAATGATGGCTGTCACTAATCGTGGCTGTCATTATACCCATCCCAAGTCTTCTTGAATTACCATTTTCAGCAGTACTGTGGGATGTGGAATGGGGGAGCATGCAGGCCATAATATGCACATATAGACTTCATGAGATAACTTGGAGAGGACTCCTTTCACCTTTGTGTGGCTTacagggatgaaactcaggtcaccaggcttgtacAGCAAGCCCTCTTACACACCAAGACATCTTGCTAGCCTTCATCTCTTTTTTTGTTCCGAGATAGAGGAAATCTTCCTAGATAGCTCAGGCTGAAATTATTGTAAAAAATGAGATTCCATGGCAGTCATAACATTCATGTCTCTTCTAAGTCACAGGGAAACTGAAAGATTTCTCCTGACCAGATGGCTTTGGTTCACACAGATAATAGAGGAGTTGTCAGATGCCTTGACCTATTGCCATGAGAACAAAGTGATTCACAGGGACAGCAAGCCAGAGAATCTCCTGCTGGGCCTCAGGGGTGAGGTGAAGATCGCAGACTTTGGGTGGTCTGTGCATACCCCCTCTCTCAGGTAGGTtggatgggatggggatgggacCCTCAGAATAGTGAGGCATTTCCCAAGTGAATTCATCTCACAATGAAGATTCAGATATCAACTGTGTCTTGGGACTAATAAGCACCTTTTCCAAATATATACCTTAAAATGCACTTGCAGATTGCAAGAATTAAGTGGTTGGGGTGATGAACTTGGTAGATAAGAGCAGTTCCTTTGTGAGCAAGACAACCTGAGTCTAGATGGAAAAAATTGCAAATCTCTGACTATGTCTATGGGGAAGATCCTACAAACTGTGCAGTCAGACTAGCAGAAATGACTGGGTTATGTTCCGTGAGACCTTGCCTTAAAGGAATATAGTGGAGAGCTTAATAGACACTGAATGTCCTTCTTTATCTCTGTTAGTATGTGTCtgtgggcaacacacacacacacacacacacacatacacacacacacatacacatagagctTGGCTTTTTTTTCCTAGTATTTATTAGTGTTTAGTGTTTGCCTTTGCCAGTAAGATTCTATGTAAAATTTGCAAGCGTCCCAAGATGGAATTTCTCAATGTTGATGAGCCTATCTTTCCTCGGTTCATCATGAAACACATGCCATTATTATTTATGTAATAAATCTTCCTCACTCATTGACTCTGTAGACTGCCAGGCTGCCTTTAAACTTACAGCAATCCTATGATGTTATGCTACAGGTGATATGCTACACATGACTGAGTAATTTTAAAACATGGGCTTAACATACCTTCCCTTACAATATTTACTTCCTCTGagttagtttagtttttttttttttttttttttttaacttatgtggatgttttgcctgcatgaggGATTTCTGCATGAGGGATTTCTGCACCATTTTTCATACCTTGttcccttggaagccagaagagggcatccaatagTTATAAGCAGCCACATAGATTCTGAAAATCCATCCAGGGTACTTTAGAAGAACAGACAGTACTCTAAAGCACTGAGTCGTCTCTCCTGTCCTGCATTGTGTGACTGACTGGGGGTTCATTCTAGCCTCAAACACACAATGCTCTTCCTGTTGCAACTTttccaaatgccaaaattaagaGATATGAGCTTCTATTATATCTATCTGCTTTTCCTGactcttaaagaaaaagaaaaatctgtgttTATTCTCATGTGAGAGTGCAGGCACACATGAGTCATGTTGTATCTTGGGGGGCATCatgtcagaagacagcatcaagacaatccctcaccttccaccttatttgagacagggtttttgtttgctgGTTCATACTTGGCTAGCTGGTCTAAAGGCTTTCTATgattctcctctgcctcccatctcactgtaggAGTTCTAGGACTATAGACATGCACTGGGtttcatgtgggtactggagtatagaactcaggttctcaggaatTCCCCCTGCAAGTGCTTTACCTCCTGACTCATATCCTATACCCCCTGTGATTCTTCAACCACATTAGCAGTTGGTATATGTGAATagttctccctgcctcagccatGCACAGAAGGGGACTCTTCAAGAAGTCCCTGTGTCTAACATTTCCTTGGAAACTAAATATGGAAGATTTCACTCCTGAGCTTATGCACAGTGCTCACTTTTGTGTCCTGCTCTAGGAGAAAGACAATGTGCGGGACTCTGGACTACTTGCCCCCGGAAATGATAGAGAGGAGAATGTACAATGAGACAGTTGATCTGTGGTGTATTGGGGTGCTCTGCTATGAGCTGCTGGTGGGAAAGCCCCCGTTTGAGAGCAACACCCACAGCGAGACATACAGACGCATTTGCAAGGTatgatgaaaacacacacacacacacacacacacacacacacacacacacacactatattcaCCAGGAAGCCAGGCAATGATGGATCCTGGGTGGGCTTTGGGAAATGGAGCAAGTACAAAAGAGTATCTACTAATAGGCAAAAGGGTGCCATGAGGAGAATTATAAAACAGGGGGGAGATTACCCAATGAGAATAACTAGATTCTATTATTCTTCCCCTGGTACATTAGGTGAATTTCAAGTTTCCTTCATCAGTGCCTGCTGGAGCCCAGGACTTGATCTCCAAGCTTCTTAGGTACAATCCCTCAGAGAGGCTGAGCCTGGCCCAGGTCCTGAAGCACCCCTGGGTCAGGGAACACTCTCAAAGGATCCTGCCTCCCTGTTCTCTGATGGCTTCCTGAGCCCTGTCTGTTTTTATTCCTATGTGTTTCTTCAGGAAGCTCTCCAGTCTCGGTTTGTTACTGCATGTGGtttgcttattttctcttttatgaagcaaaaataaataaaactgattaaTGTACTATCAGTCTTTTTGCTTGAGTGAGATAGTATGTGGATTGGATGGAAACATTTGTTATACATGAGTGATATGGGTAGATTCCAGGGGCCCACATCAGGTGACTCCCTCTATTGCTCTCCCTCTCATTTTTCGAGAGGCTAGGTCTCTGAACTGAACATGAAACTCACCAAATTGACTTGGCTGACTGGTATCTGAAACAGAGTGATCCTGCTATGTCCAGCTCCCCACACACAGATTCACTAAAGTATGTCCAGCCTGTACCAGTGTGTCGGGGAGCAAACTCAGTCCCCAGTCCTCTGCACATGGACAGAGGCACATCCATGcccacacatacaaaatacacaataaatgaAATTGTTGGGAatcagagagcttggctcaacacccccggctgagctttt
This portion of the Apodemus sylvaticus chromosome 1, mApoSyl1.1, whole genome shotgun sequence genome encodes:
- the LOC127670501 gene encoding aurora kinase C-like translates to MESTTSTRKHFTINDFEIGRPLGRGKFGRVYLARLKENHFIVALKVLFKSEIVKEGLEHQLRREVEIQTHLQHPNILRLYNYFHDDIRVYLILEYAPGGELYKELQRKQKLTEQRTATIIEELSDALTYCHENKVIHRDSKPENLLLGLRGEVKIADFGWSVHTPSLRRKTMCGTLDYLPPEMIERRMYNETVDLWCIGVLCYELLVGKPPFESNTHSETYRRICKVNFKFPSSVPAGAQDLISKLLRYNPSERLSLAQVLKHPWVREHSQRILPPCSLMAS